A single genomic interval of Dysidea avara chromosome 6, odDysAvar1.4, whole genome shotgun sequence harbors:
- the LOC136257991 gene encoding uncharacterized protein isoform X2 translates to MVLLSMVTSWFLLLSTVLCGGCYGESSGNCTAPTFEDAHYVHDYNCYRYYLSAIFVEDQVVMQVKVAQNNLSFKWWRGHHESIDCKLGQTCQYHLTNDNMTLTWSSAEKGKTLFYVNATNNCGSSSIACFVVEPFCQLCPECPVVSKPTHIHKSIREYSNLTLNSSVKVENIGVALQWCFVTANKQKSCCVCDNHAGVDPGTCLQSDWNLTAYYGDICSYTYGCLLSVSNVSMKYSGGVFVSNILFALQNESFLYTHIRVTQNNTASHDQQLNVLYYTVGGGACVGLFVVIALSTIVCVRRYQKIHLQENYEELPPYSSPGKIHHHLKPQPVNEDHTTHAQEDRSGTTAM, encoded by the exons CTCCCACCTTTGAGGATGCCCATTACGTACATGACTACAATTGCTACCGTTATTACTTGTCAGCAATTTTTGTTGAAGATCAAGTAGTTATGCAGGTCAAAGTAGCACAGAACAATTTGTCATTCAAATGGTGGAGAGGTCATCATGAAAGTATTGACTGTAAGCTTGGTCAAACCTGCCAATATCATCTGACAAACGATAATATG ACACTTACTTGGTCATCAGCTGAAAAAGGAAAAACATTGTTTTATGTCAATGCCACAAACAACTGTGGAAGTAGTTCTATTGCCTGTTTTGTGGTtgagccattttgtcaattgt GTCCTGAATGTCCAGTTGTATCCAAGCCAACTCACATTCACAAGAGCATTCGAGAATATTCAAATCTTacactaaatagttcagttaaaGTAGAAAATATTGGTGTTGCATTGCAGTGGTGTTTCGTGACTGCCAATAAACAGAAATCCTGTTGTGTCTGTGACAACCATGCTGGTGTGGACCCTGGAACATGTTTACAAAGTGACTGGAACTTGACCGCATATTATGGTGATATTTGCAGCTACACATATGGTTGTTTACTATCAGTTAGTAATGTTTCAATGAAATACAGTGGAGGTGTGTTTGTTAGTAACATCCTCTTTGCATTACAAAATGAGAGTTTCCTCTACACACATATCAGAGTCACACAGAATAACacagcatcacatgatcaacagTTAAATGTATTATACTACACCGTTGGAGGAGGAGCATGTGTTGGATTATTTGTTGTTATTGCACTGAGTACTATAGTGTGTGTAAGGAGATACCAAAAGATCCACCTTCAAGAGAATTACGAAGAACTTCCACCATATTCTTCTCCAG GAAAAATTCATCATCATCTGAAACCACAGCCAGTCAATGAAGACCATACTACACATGCACAAGAGGATAGATCAGGAACTACTGCCATGTAG
- the LOC136257991 gene encoding uncharacterized protein isoform X1, whose product MVLLSMVTSWFLLLSTVLCGGCYGESSGNCTGESPTFEDAHYVHDYNCYRYYLSAIFVEDQVVMQVKVAQNNLSFKWWRGHHESIDCKLGQTCQYHLTNDNMTLTWSSAEKGKTLFYVNATNNCGSSSIACFVVEPFCQLCPECPVVSKPTHIHKSIREYSNLTLNSSVKVENIGVALQWCFVTANKQKSCCVCDNHAGVDPGTCLQSDWNLTAYYGDICSYTYGCLLSVSNVSMKYSGGVFVSNILFALQNESFLYTHIRVTQNNTASHDQQLNVLYYTVGGGACVGLFVVIALSTIVCVRRYQKIHLQENYEELPPYSSPGKIHHHLKPQPVNEDHTTHAQEDRSGTTAM is encoded by the exons CTCCCACCTTTGAGGATGCCCATTACGTACATGACTACAATTGCTACCGTTATTACTTGTCAGCAATTTTTGTTGAAGATCAAGTAGTTATGCAGGTCAAAGTAGCACAGAACAATTTGTCATTCAAATGGTGGAGAGGTCATCATGAAAGTATTGACTGTAAGCTTGGTCAAACCTGCCAATATCATCTGACAAACGATAATATG ACACTTACTTGGTCATCAGCTGAAAAAGGAAAAACATTGTTTTATGTCAATGCCACAAACAACTGTGGAAGTAGTTCTATTGCCTGTTTTGTGGTtgagccattttgtcaattgt GTCCTGAATGTCCAGTTGTATCCAAGCCAACTCACATTCACAAGAGCATTCGAGAATATTCAAATCTTacactaaatagttcagttaaaGTAGAAAATATTGGTGTTGCATTGCAGTGGTGTTTCGTGACTGCCAATAAACAGAAATCCTGTTGTGTCTGTGACAACCATGCTGGTGTGGACCCTGGAACATGTTTACAAAGTGACTGGAACTTGACCGCATATTATGGTGATATTTGCAGCTACACATATGGTTGTTTACTATCAGTTAGTAATGTTTCAATGAAATACAGTGGAGGTGTGTTTGTTAGTAACATCCTCTTTGCATTACAAAATGAGAGTTTCCTCTACACACATATCAGAGTCACACAGAATAACacagcatcacatgatcaacagTTAAATGTATTATACTACACCGTTGGAGGAGGAGCATGTGTTGGATTATTTGTTGTTATTGCACTGAGTACTATAGTGTGTGTAAGGAGATACCAAAAGATCCACCTTCAAGAGAATTACGAAGAACTTCCACCATATTCTTCTCCAG GAAAAATTCATCATCATCTGAAACCACAGCCAGTCAATGAAGACCATACTACACATGCACAAGAGGATAGATCAGGAACTACTGCCATGTAG